One genomic window of Desulfuromonas sp. AOP6 includes the following:
- a CDS encoding J domain-containing protein, which translates to MVQMTEAALFDACRILFGQELNLNRDFLFYLQPCGAKSAYRSKAKQTHPDRFADAEKKRQNVLFHDLTSAYKLINTFLEQREKGHILPLRNSGPRARTSASPTRPRPPASPAGTFYAGDLPQRNLEFGLYLYYRGYISYQQLIAALVWQRAQRPAIGEIARRWGWLDEVALRHVLTSRGAFSRFGQRAVKLGVLTPFQVQTLLRYQQNLHKRIGQYFVESNLLSAQDIEKLVEELKTHNQKVAVGRRSASPSF; encoded by the coding sequence ATGGTCCAGATGACCGAAGCCGCCCTTTTCGATGCCTGCCGGATTCTTTTTGGCCAGGAACTGAACCTCAATCGCGACTTTCTCTTCTACCTCCAGCCCTGCGGTGCCAAATCAGCCTATCGCAGCAAGGCCAAACAGACGCATCCGGATCGCTTTGCCGATGCTGAAAAAAAGCGGCAAAATGTCCTGTTTCATGATCTGACCAGCGCTTACAAGCTTATCAACACCTTTCTGGAGCAGCGGGAAAAAGGGCATATCCTGCCTCTGCGCAACTCCGGCCCACGCGCCAGGACCAGTGCTTCTCCAACTCGTCCCCGCCCCCCGGCTTCGCCGGCCGGCACCTTCTATGCCGGGGACCTGCCCCAGCGAAACCTGGAATTCGGCCTCTATCTCTACTATCGCGGCTACATCTCCTACCAACAACTCATCGCGGCACTCGTCTGGCAGAGAGCCCAAAGGCCGGCCATCGGGGAAATAGCCCGCCGCTGGGGATGGCTCGACGAGGTCGCGCTGCGCCATGTTCTCACCTCACGGGGAGCTTTCAGCCGTTTCGGGCAGCGGGCCGTCAAGCTCGGCGTATTGACCCCTTTCCAGGTACAGACCTTGCTCCGCTACCAGCAGAACCTCCACAAGCGTATCGGCCAGTACTTCGTCGAGAGCAACCTTCTGAGCGCCCAGGATATTGAAAAGCTGGTCGAAGAACTGAAAACCCACAACCAGAAGGTAGCCGTCGGGCGGCGCTCCGCCAGCCCCTCCTTTTAA
- the aat gene encoding leucyl/phenylalanyl-tRNA--protein transferase, producing MPVFQLSEQLLFPPPHLAEPDGLLAVGGDLSPQRLLLAYSSGIFPWFNEGDPILWWSPDPRFIIEPTAIHVSRSLDKVIRRGPFELTVDRAFDDVMLACGSDRRDSAGTWITDEMLDAYGQLHRMGFAHSVECWQGKELVGGLYGVCLGRCFFGESMFHRRSNASKLALVFLARSLASHDFEMIDCQLPTSHLASLGGQAISRVEYLNRLRRAGVMPTLKPESAPFPL from the coding sequence GTGCCCGTATTTCAACTGTCAGAGCAGCTGCTTTTTCCGCCGCCTCACCTGGCCGAGCCTGATGGTCTGCTGGCTGTCGGTGGGGATCTGTCTCCACAGCGACTTCTTCTAGCCTATTCCTCCGGCATATTCCCCTGGTTCAACGAGGGGGATCCCATCCTCTGGTGGTCGCCCGACCCCCGTTTCATTATCGAACCGACCGCCATTCATGTTTCCCGCAGCCTTGACAAAGTGATCCGCCGTGGCCCCTTCGAGCTGACGGTCGACCGCGCTTTTGACGACGTTATGCTGGCCTGTGGTTCAGACCGAAGGGATAGTGCGGGAACCTGGATCACCGATGAAATGCTGGATGCCTATGGCCAGCTGCACAGGATGGGTTTCGCGCATTCGGTCGAATGCTGGCAGGGAAAGGAGCTGGTCGGCGGATTGTACGGTGTTTGTCTGGGGCGCTGCTTCTTTGGCGAGTCGATGTTTCACCGCCGCAGCAACGCCTCCAAGCTGGCCCTGGTTTTTCTGGCGCGCAGCCTGGCGTCCCATGATTTCGAGATGATCGACTGTCAGCTGCCGACTTCCCACCTGGCTTCCTTGGGCGGGCAGGCGATTTCGCGGGTCGAATATCTCAACCGCCTGCGCCGAGCCGGTGTCATGCCGACCCTGAAGCCGGAGTCTGCTCCTTTTCCGTTGTGA